Proteins from one Cryptomeria japonica chromosome 4, Sugi_1.0, whole genome shotgun sequence genomic window:
- the LOC131046873 gene encoding elongation of fatty acids protein 3-like: MMEIRANLRYWLAEQPTVAHFRWDHHAWGSTWLFLVVAIASYLLLILFLKIVLLHRKNPLPLGPIPALHNLCVVLASLAIFVGCLEATAVEIRETRWIWRRSKKSAVEWIMCFPLGTRPSGRVFFWSYIYYLTKYHQLFDTVIWMLLKKPLTFLHVFHHVMVLCMCFVWLEFSQSLQIVGILANTLVYAVIYSYFLWRNMGLPYKSTDVAARLQLVHLVFTVVAYIGLLGLHFRREEGCNGMGAWLFNAFLNVALVMLFLNFYVKKYYKSSKAIKDVDSPCKRTKQL, encoded by the coding sequence ATGATGGAGATTAGGGCAAATTTGAGGTATTGGCTGGCGGAGCAGCCCACGGTGGCGCATTTTCGGTGGGATCATCATGCCTGGGGATCTACTTGGCTGTTTTTAGTGGTGGCCATTGCTTCTTATCTGTTACTCATTTTGTTCCTGAAGATTGTCCTTCTGCACAGAAAAAATCCGCTACCTTTAGGGCCGATTCCTGCACTACATAATCTGTGTGTGGTTTTGGCGTCCCTGGCTATATTTGTCGGGTGTTTGGAGGCGACGGCGGTGGAAATTAGGGAAACACGGTGGATTTGGCGGAGGTCGAAGAAGAGCGCGGTGGAATGGATAATGTGTTTCCCGCTAGGCACTCGGCCCTCCGGGCGGGTGTTCTTCTGGTCGTATATATATTACCTGACAAAGTATCACCAGCTCTTTGATACGGTCATTTGGATGCTGCTTAAGAAGCCTTTGACTTTCCTGCATGTGTTCCATCATGTAATGGTGCTCTGTATGTGTTTTGTTTGGCTGGAGTTTTCGCAGTCTCTGCAGATCGTGGGAATACTGGCGAATACGCTCGTCTATGCTGTAATATATTCGTATTTTCTGTGGAGGAATATGGGATTGCCGTACAAATCTACGGATGTGGCGGCTAGGTTGCAGCTTGTGCATCTTGTGTTTACTGTGGTGGCTTATATCGGGCTTTTGGGGCTGCATTTCAGGAGGGAGGAAGGGTGTAATGGCATGGGTGCTTGGCTTTTTAATGCCTTTCTGAATGTTGCTCTTGTTATGCTGTTTCTTAATTTTTATGTGAAAAAGTATTATAAAAGCTCTAAAGCAATCAAGGATGTGGATTCTCCCTGCAAAAGGACTAAACAATTATAG